A genomic segment from Asterias amurensis chromosome 6, ASM3211899v1 encodes:
- the LOC139939085 gene encoding uncharacterized protein, with translation MSETFRDKLERSISLPRVLDDHDVAAATPVPDNHEEAHPGHRYFTPQPGRKKPQPPPRPGIKRRQSESTFTKIHEDKHGATAMETDTEVELQENKVPNGHVAEVSSDRKRPLLPTLKVAPTSEPLKPEGSSDRKKPLLPTLKVAPTSEPLKPEGSSDRKRPLLPTMKVAPTSEPLKPVRKAPGKPPGHRRRKSDTHVHVIEQLKKQQRSLEKLSDDSSPQKRGSKVIRSASNACDLSTKSSPDQGQATVPRFFTPQPTRRKFNLATVSRTPSFNDPPPLGPVQRLALKTKKLSSHGSVDSDHSPTPSPRTPVSPLSAPAFKHKKQGRRKSNSDSGHNSDHSSSPSPHTPVGPLTAPFKSKSFGPQNSSDSGNSSSFSSSPSPNTPVSPLAAPAFSGRMRQSVRTAPAVPDPQFKGIDFSQWKGSDSEKQWTKPERSNLDSLVLRNRPTSMPDKIRRVSRGSVNKSKQRQSGVRQLSARQQAAVGTPSSPAITRAKSARSRHQSAPAGRVAFALKHDPMFPVKSPTGEEVSLASSLSNGGLRRKGNTGSLRKDVLRSVSMERSRKMSLQLSPIDEKAGIKELLREEITPLGKANDKLKTEVFQSKYGEEEPDIGRLSQNGGSKPSLRRFVSNNGSTYSDYPSTFSTPTPSRHDRPRLRRARSSRGSVGSLSRSMLASKEFLGDIFLSHRSEHKQLKRFVGFLTGLILGGALFLGLYYGLEYSLNASIVIASVSTLLMCLSLALTVRARCVAALMIPVLCTSRGRAAFLAIIVALLLSGPIDNIYKNANVASESMSCSAELAQNQTKLIKQTAEEVFDAYIENLVKSIRKLQEAASKVREVFLPIEDAFRRLTEGLGAAGAALRTAADACNQIIDGAYRDCTGSINHAYKECKKALGGANFGPAAIDQLCDVLKFGDKVCGLISNTDGICSAPTFLDDVIKKAFDATQRALDDIQEAFEIDVDFTAYWAARANQSQSFDSIQDAIEQELEDSVNFFNSAFSVVDKIIALSVLFLLFRSYQYHSKYRTKDRFDNYYVTSDFKLLDANRRNNGKEPLLPLKKSERRRLIDLTSFGLSKPEKGLFRMGLTNLLLHVVIASLLILADYGLVWLLALINRHGKVKFNLTGGGGADLTIGGSGFLSDLIRTFFSEGFEAANAFNITVDTQQCLPNPILPNNNIAIGVAVLYFIALLMVLFQAYALRLRRGIASYFYPEREQERIYYLYNNTLQKRQSLFKLLKEKIKQSKRQIDTEQKISFRAYLSAKYPCWRKIFRYFGMKRKICLGCADVDNGHFMSCGNPDCHGNYCRECLHEIGNTCTLCKEIVIGSDLSIGVVEHRV, from the exons ACAAACTCGAGCGTTCAATCAGTTTGCCAAGAGTTCTAGATGATCATGATGTTGCAGCAGCAACACCTGTACCAGACAATCACGAGGAAGCCCACCCAGGCCACCGGTACTTCACACCGCAGCCTGGTCGCAAGAAGCCTCAACCACCTCCAAGACCCGGTATCAAACGAAGACAATCCGAAAGCACCTTCACAAAGATCCACGAAGATAagcatggtgctaccgcaatgGAAACAGACACCGAGGtggagttgcaagaaaacaaagttCCGAATGGCCATGTCGCGGAGGTGTCTTCCGATCGAAAGAGACCCCTCTTACCGACGCTAAAAGTAGCCCCCACCTCAGAGCCTCTGAAGCCGGAGGGGTCTTCCGATCGAAAGAAACCCCTCTTACCGACCCTGAAAGTAGCCCCCACCTCAGAGCCTCTAAAGCCGGAGGGGTCTTCCGATCGAAAGAGACCCCTCTTACCGACCATGAAAGTAGCCCCCACCTCAGAGCCTCTGAAGCCGGTGCGAAAAGCTCCCGGTAAACCCCCTGGCCATCGACGTCGTAAGTCAGACACTCACGTACACGTTATTGAACAGCTCAAGAAACAACAACGGTCACTTGAAAAACTATCTGATGATTCGTCCCCACAGAAGCGCG GTTCCAAAGTAATCAGATCAGCGAGCAATGCCTGCGACCTCTCCACTAAATCATCACCCGATCAAGGCCAGGCTACCGTCCCTCGCTTCTTCACCCCGCAGCCCACAAGACGTAAATTCAACCTGGCCACCGTTTCCCGAACCCCATCATTTAACGACCCACCTCCGCTTGGTCCAGTGCAACGTCTTGCTCTCAAGACCAAGAAACTGAGCTCGCATGGCAGCGTAGACTCGGACCATTCTCCAACTCCCAGTCCACGTACCCCTGTCAGCCCTCTATCAGCACCCGCCTTTAAGCACAAGAAACAGGGCCGTAGGAAAAGCAATTCGGATTCGGGTCACAACTCTGATCATTCCTCATCGCCGAGCCCTCACACCCCAGTCGGCCCTCTAACAGCCCCGTTCAAGTCCAAGAGCTTTGGCCCCCAAAACAGCAGTGATTCCGGGAACAGTTCCAGCTTCTCTTCGTCTCCGAGCCCCAACACGCCAGTTAGTCCTCTTGCAGCCCCGGCTTTCAGTGGGAGGATGAGGCAAAGTGTGAGAACAGCTCCTGCTGTTCCAGACCCACAGTTTAAAGGAATCGACTTCAGTCAATGGAAGGGTTCCGATAGTGAAAAGCAATGGACTAAACCGGAACGGTCAAATTTAGATTCCCTGG TTTTGAGAAACAGACCGACCAGCATGCCTGACAAAATCCGCCGGGTCAGTCGAGGATCCGTCAACAAGTCAAAACAGCGACAGTCCGGGGTGAGGCAGTTGTCAGCCCGGCAACAGGCCGCCGTTGGAACGCCATCTTCCCCCGCCATCACGCGCGCCAAGTCCGCTCGGAGCCGCCATCAAAGCGCCCCGGCGGGTCGGGTGGCGTTTGCTCTCAAGCACGACCCGATGTTCCCTGTCAAGAGCCCTACCGGGGAGGAAGTCTCCCTCGCCAGCAGCCTATCTAACGGTGGACTAAGACGTAAGGGTAACACGGGCAGTCTCCGGAAGGATGTTTTACGCTCAGTGAGCATGGAAAGATCAAGGAAGATGTCACTTCAACTTTCTCCCATTGATGAGAAAGCTGGAATTAAGGAATTACTCCGGGAGGAAATTACTCCACTTGGGAAGGCAAATGATAAGTTAAAGACGGAAGTATTTCAGAGCAAGTATGGAGAAGAGGAACCAGATATTGGTCGGTTGTCACAAAATGGTGGAAGTAAACCATCTTTGCGAAGA TTTGTATCGAACAACGGTAGCACGTACAGTGATTACCCATCGACGTTTTCGACACCCACCCCCAGCCGGCACGATCGACCCAGATTACGGCGTGCTCGAAGCTCTAGAGGGTCCGTGGGATCGTTATCGAGGAGCATGCTTGCCAGTAAAGAG TTTTTAGGTGACATCTTCCTAAGCCACCGCAGTGAGCATAAGCAGCTGAAGCGTTTCGTTGGTTTCCTGACTGGTCTCATACTTGGTGGAGCTCTATTCCTTGGTCTTTATTACGGCCTAGAGTATAGTCTAAATGCTTCAATAGTCATAGCCTCTGTTAGTACTCTACTTATGTGTCTCAGCTTGGCACTAACTG TGAGAGCTCGTTGTGTGGCGGCGTTGATGATACCAGTGTTATGTACATCGAGAGGTCGGGCAGCATTTCTTGCTATCATAGTTGCATTACTTCTCAGTGGACCCATTGATAACATTTATAAGAATGCAAATGTTGCGTCTGAATCAATGAGCTGCAGTGCAGAG CTAGCTCAGAACCAGACGAAACTCATCAAACAGACTGCTGAAGAAGTATTTGATGCATACATAGAAAATCTCGTTAAAAGTATCCGCAAACTGCAAGAAGCCGCTTCGAAGGTCCGAGAAGtgtttttaccaatagaggatGCTTTTAGAAGACTCACAGAGGGCCTAGGT GCTGCAGGTGCTGCTTTAAGAACAGCGGCCGATGCATGCAATCAGATCATCGATGGAGCTTACAGGGACTGTACTGGTAGTATAAACCACGCCTACAAGGAGTGCAAGAAGGCACTGGGGGGCGCTAATTTTGGACCTGCTGCAATCG ATCAACTATGCGATGTACTTAAATTTGGAGACAAGGTCTGTGGGCTCATTAGTAACACGGATGGTATTTGCAGTGCCCCAACCTTCCTGGATGACGTGATCAAGAAAGCCTTCGATGCTACTCAAAGAGCTCTAGATGATATCCAAGAAGCCTTTGAGATCGATGTCGACTTCACAGCCTACTGGGCTGCTCGAGCAAATCAAAGCCAGTCATTCGACTCAATCCAAGACGCAATTGAACAGGAGCTGGAAGATTCGGTGAACTTCTTCAACTCTGCCTTCTCGGTGGTGGATAAGATCATAGCATTGTCCGTCTTATTCCTCCTCTTCAGGTCGTACCAGTACCACAGCAAGTATCGCACCAAGGATAGATTTGACAACTACTATGTGACAAGTGACTTCAAGCTCCTTGATGCTAATAGAAGGAACAATGGTAAAGAGCCGTTGTTACCCTTGAAGAAGTCAGAGCGTCGACGTCTGATTGATCTCACATCGTTCGGGCTTAGTAAGCCCGAAAAGGGGTTGTTTAGAATGGGTCTCACAAACCTACTCCTTCATGTAGTTATTGCGAGTTTGCTGATTTTAGCAGATTATGGTCTAGTCTGGTTACTTGCTCTTATCAATCGACATGGGAAGGTTAAGTTCAACTTGACTGGTGGTGGAGGTGCTGATCTTACCATCGGTGGTTCGGGCTTCTTGTCTGATCTAATCAGGACTTTCTTCTCAGAGGGATTCGAAGCTGCGAATGCCTTTAATATCACTGTTGATACTCAGCAATGTCTTCCTAATCCAATACTTCCAAATAACAACATTGCAATAGGGGTTGCCGTGTTGTACTTCATAGCCCTTCTCATGGTCCTATTCCAGGCATACGCTCTCAGACTGCGAAGAGGTATTGCTTCTTACTTCTACCCAGAAAGAGAACAAGAGCGTATTTATTATCTGTATAATAACACACTGCAAAAACGCCAATCACTGTTCAAGCTACTGAAGGAAAAGATCAAGCAGTCGAAGCGGCAGATAGATACCGAGCAGAAGATTAGTTTTAGGGCGTACTTATCAGCCAAGTACCCGTGCTGGAGGAAGATCTTCCGGTACTTTGGCATGAAGAGGAAGATTTGTTTGGGATGTGCTGATGTAGATAACGGCCATTTTATGTCTTGTGGTAACCCTGATTGTCATGGTAACTACTGCCGAGAGTGTTTACATGAGATTGGAAACACATGTACGCTCTGCAAGGAGATTGTCATAGGCAGTGATCTATCCATTGGTGTTGTTGAACACAGAGTTTGA